Proteins co-encoded in one Quercus robur chromosome 8, dhQueRobu3.1, whole genome shotgun sequence genomic window:
- the LOC126696416 gene encoding uncharacterized protein LOC126696416 produces MASSGSTSISIDESHPFFLHHAENPGLVLVSQPLIGGENYPTWARSMERALRIKSKFWLIDGSVSLTSAMEKVPILVQSWARCNDIVVSWIINCVSPRIATSMVYRKTAKEVWNKLQNLFSQGNGPRVYQLQKDLASFSQGELSVTEYFTNLSILWDELQNYEPIPTCSCEKCVCNVNEKISKIHHREAVMQFLMGLNDSFSHVRGQILLMDPIPSVEKVFSLLIQDEKQRSVGQGNNGGPFVESTALAAKGTSFGPKNYKGKGKERPTCSHCGLQGHTVEKCYKLHGYPPGYKTKGKASLVNQVSAHIDSQDSFLHAQPQTQFPFT; encoded by the coding sequence ATGGCTTCCTCTGGTTCTACAAGCATCTCCATTGATGAATCGCATCCTTTCTTTCTTCACCATGCCGAGAATCCTGGTTTGGTATTGGTTTCACAACCATTGATTGGGGGTGAGAACTATCCTACATGGGCACGATCTATGGAGAGAGCTCTCAGGATCAAGAGCAAATTCTGGTTGATTGATGGATCAGTTTCTTTGACTTCAGCTATGGAGAAAGTCCCCATCTTGGTTCAAAGCTGGGCACGATGCAATGATATTGTGGTTTCTTGGATCATCAATTGTGTTTCTCCCAGGATTGCCACAAGCATGGTGTATCGTAAAACTGCTAAGGAAGTTTGGAATAAGCTTCAGAACTTGTTTTCCCAGGGTAATGGACCTAGGGTCTATCAATTGCAGAAGGATTTAGCAAGTTTTTCTCAAGGTGAGCTCTCTGTGACTGAGTATTTCACCAATCTTTCAATTTTGTGGGATGAATTACAGAATTATGAACCAATTCCTACCTGTTCTTGTGAGAAATGTGTGTGTAATGTGAATGAAAAGATTTCTAAGATTCATCACAGAGAAGCTGTTATGCAATTTTTGATGGGTCTCAATGATTCTTTCTCTCACGTTCGAGGGCAAATTTTGTTGATGGACCCTATTCCATCTGTTGAGAAAGTGTTCTCTTTATTGATTCAAGATGAGAAGCAAAGATCAGTTGGGCAGGGCAACAATGGTGGTCCTTTTGTTGAGTCTACTGCTCTTGCAGCTAAGGGTACTAGTTTTGGTCCCAAGAACTACAAGGGTAAAGGTAAGGAAAGGCCTACCTGTAGTCATTGTGGTTTGCAAGGTCATACTGTGGAGAAATGTTACAAACTCCACGGCTATCCTCCTGGTTACAAAACCAAAGGCAAAGCTTCCTTGGTTAATCAAGTGTCTGCTCACATTGATTCTCAAGATTCTTTTCTTCATGCACAACCACAGACTCAATTTCCTTTCACTTGA
- the LOC126696833 gene encoding uncharacterized protein LOC126696833, whose protein sequence is MWALSQTIPPLSHHTISPKLLPLPLTISANSHPRRHQSKPPRNDAVPTKDIKGLGHTILEVTAVNSTTPNRIPKQQKQEDEGRQISGSDVLRALQRAAAQKNEFSKSKKMKSKKMKKNAMGLSSSVEEDSLDYSKVRPLCIKSEWGVRLIELEKRLQELSDTHS, encoded by the coding sequence ATGTGGGCTCTCTCCCAAACCATACCGCCTCTTTCCCACCACACCATCTCACCCAAGCTTCTTCCTCTCCCTCTCACCATCTCAGCCAACTCTCACCCACGGCGCCACCAATCAAAACCACCAAGAAACGACGCCGTCCCCACCAAAGACATCAAAGGCCTAGGCCACACCATCCTCGAAGTCACAGCAGTTAATTCCACTACCCCCAATCGCATCcccaaacaacaaaaacaagaagacgAGGGAAGGCAGATTAGTGGGTCAGATGTGCTTCGGGCTCTTCAGAGAGCCGCTGCTCAGAAAAACGAGTTCAGTAAAAGTAAGAAAATGAAGAgtaagaagatgaagaagaatgCTATGGGGTTATCATCCTCTGTGGAAGAGGATAGTCTGGATTATAGTAAAGTGAGGCCCTTGTGCATTAAGAGTGAGTGGGGTGTGAGGTTGATTGAGTTGGAGAAGCGCCTTCAGGAGCTTTCTGATACCCATTCATAA